A part of Gadus morhua chromosome 17, gadMor3.0, whole genome shotgun sequence genomic DNA contains:
- the polr2a gene encoding DNA-directed RNA polymerase II subunit RPB1 yields MHGPPSGDSACPLRLIKRVQFGIISPDELKRMSVTEGGIKYPETTEGGRPKLGGLMDPRQGVIERSGRCQTCAGNMTECPGHFGHIELAKPVFHVGFVTKIMKVLRCVCFFCSKLLVDSNNPKIKDILVKSKGQPRKRLTHVYELCKGKNICEGGEEMDNKFGVEQQESEDITKEKGHGGCGRYQPRIRRSGLELYAEWKHVNEDSQEKKILLNPERVHEIFKRISDEEDVILGMDPKFARPEWMIVTVLPVPPLAVRPAVVMQGSARNQDDLTHKLADIVKINNQLRRNEQSGAAAHVIAEDVKLLQFHVATMIDNELPGLPRAMQKSGRPLKSLKQRLKGKEGRVRGNLMGKRVDFSARTVITPDPNLQIDQVGVPRSIAANMTFPEIVTPFNIDRLQELVRRGNSQYPGAKYIIRDNGDRIDLRFHPKPSDLHLQIGYKVERHMCDGDIIIFNRQPTLHKMSMMGHRVRILPWSTFRMNLSVTTPYNADFDGDEMNLHLPQSLETRAEIQELAMVPRMIVTPQSNRPVMGIVQDTLTAVRKFTKRDVFLERGEVMNLLMFLSTWDGKVPQPAIIKPRPFWTGKQIFSLIIPGHINVIRTHSTHPDEEDSGPYKHISPGDTKVIVENGELIMGILCKKSLGTSAGSLVHISYLEMGHDITRLFYSNIQTVVNNWLLIEGHSIGIGDSIADAKTYLDIQNTIKKAKQDVIEVIEKAHNNELEPTPGNTLRQTFENQVNRILNDARDKTGSSAQKSLSEYNNFKSMVVAGSKGSKINISQVIAVVGQQNVEGKRIPFGFKHRTLPHFIKDDYGPESRGFVENSYLAGLTPTEFFFHAMGGREGLIDTAVKTAETGYIQRRLIKSMESVMVKYDATVRNSINQVVQLRYGEDGLAGEAVEFQNMATLKPSNKAFEKKFRFDCTNERALRRTLQEDVVKDVLTNANVQGSLEREYEKMKEDREILRAIFPTGDSKVVLPCNLARMIWNAQKIFRINPRIPTDLNPLRVVEGVRELSKKLVIVNGEDHLSKQAQENATLLFNIHLRSTLCSKRMTEEFRLSTEAYDWLLGEIETRFNQSITHPGEMVGALAAQSLGEPATQMTLNTFHYAGVSAKNVTLGVPRLKELINISKRPKTPSLTVFLLGQASRDAERAKDILCRLEHTTLRKVTANTAIYYDPNPQSTVVTEDQEWVNVYYEMPDFDVTRISPWLLRIELDRKHMTDRKLTMEQIAEKINAGFGDDLNCIFNDDNAEKLVLRIRIMNSDENKFHEDEEVVDKMDDDVFLRCIESNMLTDMTLQGIEQISKVYMHLPQTDNKKKIIITEEGEFKALQEWILETDGVGLMRVLSEKDVDPVRTTSNDIVEIFTVLGIEAVRKALERELYHVISFDGSYVNYRHLALLCDTMTSRGHLMAITRHGINRQDTGPLMKCSFEETVDVLMEAASHGENDPMKGVSENIMLGQLAPCGTGCFDLLLDAEKCKYGMEIPTNIPGISVAGPTGMFFGSAPSPMSGMSPAMTPWNTGATPAYGAWSPSVGSGMTPGAAGFSPSAASDASGFSPGYSPAWSPTPGSPGSPGPASPYIPSPGGAMSPNYSPTSPAYEPRSPGGYTPQSPGYSPTSPSYSPTSPSYSPTSPNYSPTSPSYSPTSPSYSPTSPSYSPTSPSYSPTSPSYSPTSPSYSPTSPSYSPTSPSYSPTSPSYSPTSPSYSPTSPSYSPTSPSYSPTSPSYSPTSPSYSPTSPSYSPTSPSYSPTSPNYTPTSPSYSPTSPSYSPTSPSYSPTSPNYTPTSPNYSPTSPSYSPTSPSYSPSSPRFTPQSPTYTPSSPSYSPSSPSYSPTSPKYTPTSPSYSPSSPEYTPTSPKYSPTSPKYSPTSPTYSPTTPKYSPTSPTYSPTSPTYTPTSPKYSPTSPTYSPTSPKYSPTSPTYSPTSPKGSTYSPTSPGYSPTSPTYSPAISPDDSDEENN; encoded by the exons ATGCACGGACCGCCCTCCGGCGACAGCGCATGCCCATTGCGCCTCATCAAGAGAGTGCAATTCGGCATCATCAGCCCAGATGAACTT AAACGGATGTCAGTCACTGAAGGGGGAATTAAGTACCCCGAAACCACTGAAGGAGGTCGTCCAAAACTTGGTGGCCTCATGGACCCAAGACAAGGGGTCATAGAAAGATCTGGAAGGTGTCAGACATGTGCAG GCAACATGACAGAATGCCCGGGCCACTTTGGGCACATAGAACTGGCAAAGCCAGTTTTCCACGTCGGCTTCGTAACGAAGATCATGAAGGTTCTCCGATGCGTCTGCTTCTTCTGCTCCAAACTACTAGTCGATTCG AACAATCCCAAGATCAAAGACATCCTGGTGAAATCGAAAGGACAGCCCAGAAAGCGACTGACTCACGTCTACGAGCTTTGTAAGGGCAAAAATATCTGTGAAGGCGGCGAAGAGATGGACAACAAGTTTGGCGTGGAACAGCAGGAGTCAGAGGACATCACCAAGGAGAAG GGTCACGGGGGTTGCGGGCGCTACCAGCCGCGCATCCGACGCTCCGGCCTGGAGCTGTACGCGGAGTGGAAGCACGTCAACGAGGACTCCCAGGAGAAGAAGATCCTGCTGAACCCTGAGCGCGTGCACGAGATCTTCAAGCGCATCTCGGACGAGGAGGACGTCATCCTCGGCATGGACCCCAAGTTCGCCCGGCCCGAGTGGATGATCGTGACCGTGCTGCCCGTGCCCCCGCTGGCCGTCCGACCGGCCGTGGTCATGCAGGGCTCAGCTCGCAACCAG GACGATCTGACGCACAAGCTGGCCGACATCGTCAAGATCAACAACCAGCTGAGGAGGAACGAGCAGAGCGGCGCGGCGGCCCACGTGATCGCAGAGGACGTCAAGCTGCTCCAGTTCCACGTCGCCACCATGATCGACAACGAGCTGCCGGGACTGCCCAGG GCGATGCAAAAGTCTGGGCGCCCGCTCAAGTCCCTGAAGCAGCGGCTAAAGGGGAAGGAGGGGCGCGTCCGCGGTAACCTGATGGGAAAGCGTGTGGACTTCTCCGCCCGAACCGTCATCACCCCGGACCCCAACCTGCAGATCGACCAAGTGGGCGTTCCTCGGTCCATCGCCGCCAACATGACATTCCCGGAAATCGTCACACCCTTTAACATTGACAG GTTACAGGAGCTGGTACGGAGAGGAAACAGTCAGTACCCGGGCGCCAAGTACATCATCCGAGACAACGGGGACAGGATTGACTTGCGGTTCCACCCTAAGCCGAGTGATCTTCATCTACAGATTGGCTACAAG GTGGAAAGGCACATGTGCGATGGAGACATCATCATTTTCAACAGACAGCCTACGCTACATAAAATGTCCATGATGGGGCACAGGGTGCGAATCCTGCCCTGGTCCACCTTCCGAATGAACCTCAG TGTCACCACTCCATACAACGCTGACTTTGACGGGGATGAGATGAACCTGCATCTCCCCCAGTCCCTGGAGACCAGGGCTGAGATCCAGGAACTGGCCATGGTGCCTCGTATGATCGTCACCCCCCAGTCCAACAGGCCCGTCATGGGTATCGTGCAGGACACCCTCACAGCCGTACGCAAATTCACCAAAAGGGACGTCTTCCTAGAGCGG GGAGAGGTGATGAACCTGCTGATGTTCCTCTCCACGTGGGACGGCAAGGTCCCCCAGCCGGCCATCATCAAGCCCCGCCCCTTTTGGACGGGAAAGCAGATCTTCAGCCTCATCATCCCCGGACACATCAACGTGATCCGGACCCACAGCACCCATCCAGACGAGGAGGACAGCGGGCCCTACAAACACATCTCTCCCGGGGACACCAAG GTGATCGTGGAGAACGGCGAGCTGATCATGGGCATCCTGTGCAAGAAGTCTCTGGGTACGTCGGCGGGCTCCCTGGTCCACATCTCCTACCTGGAGATGGGCCACGACATCACCCGGCTGTTCTACTCCAACATCCAGACGGTGGTCAACAACTGGCTGCTGATTGAAG GTCACTCCATCGGTATCGGTGACTCCATTGCCGACGCAAAGACCTACCTTGACATCCAGAACACAATCAAGAAAGCCAAACAAGATGTGATAGAA GTCATCGAGAAGGCCCACAACAACGAGCTAGAGCCCACGCCCGGTAACACACTGAGGCAGACCTTCGAGAACCAGGTCAACCGAATCCTCAACGACGCCCGTGACAAAACAGGGTCTTCTGCGCAGAAGTCTCTGTCAGAGTACAACAACTTCAAGTCCATGGTGGTGGCCGGCTCCAAGGGGTCCAAGATTAACATCTCCCAG GTTATTGCCGTGGTGGGGCAGCAGAACGTGGAGGGCAAGCGCATCCCGTTCGGCTTCAAGCACCGCACACTGCCCCACTTCATCAAGGATGATTACGGCCCTGAGAGCAGGGGCTTCGTGGAGAACTCCTACCTGGCCGGCCTGACGCCCACAGAGTTCTTCTTCCACGCCATGGGAGGCCGAGAGGGGCTTATCGACACAGCCGTGAAGACAGCCGAGACTG GTTACATCCAGCGTCGTCTGATCAAGTCCATGGAGTCGGTGATGGTGAAGTACGACGCCACGGTGCGTAACTCCATCAACCAGGTGGTGCAGCTGCGTTACGGCGAGGACGGGCTGGCCGGAGAGGCGGTGGAGTTCCAGAACATGGCCACGCTCAAGCCCTCCAACAAGGCCTTCGAGAAGAA GTTCAGGTTTGACTGCACCAACGAGCGGGCGCTGCGGCGCACCCTGCAGGAGGACGTGGTGAAGGACGTGCTGACCAACGCCAACGTGCAGGGCAGCCTCGAGAGGGAGTACGAGAAGATGAAGGAGGACCGTGAAATCCTCCGTGCAATCTTCCCCACCGGGGACAGCAAG GTGGTGCTGCCATGCAACCTGGCCAGAATGATCTGGAACGCCCAGAAGATCTTCAGAATCAACCCCCGGATACCCACAGACCTCAATCCACTCCGCGTGGTCGAGG GTGTCCGCGAGCTCAGCAAGAAGCTGGTGATCGTGAACGGCGAGGACCACCTGAGTAAACAGGCCCAGGAGAACGCCACGCTGCTCTTCAACATCCACCTGCGCTCCACGCTCTGCTCCAAGCGCATGACGGAGGAGTTCCGCCTGTCCACCGAGGCCTACGACTGGCTGCTCGGGGAGATCGAGACCCGCTTCAACCAGTCCATC ACACACCCCGGTGAGATGGTGGGAGCCCTGGCCGCCCAGTCCCTGGGAGAGCCCGCCACGCAGATGACGCTCAACACCTTCCATTACGCCGGAGTGTCGGCCAAGAACGTCACTCTGGGTGTGCCCCGTCTCAAGGAGTTGATCAACATCTCAAAGAGGCCCAAGACGCCCTCGCTCACGGTGTTCCTGCTGGGGCAGGCGTCGCGCGATGCCGAGCGGGCCAAGGACATCCTGTGTCGACTGGAGCACACGACCTTGCGCAAG gtGACGGCCAACACCGCCATCTACTACGACCCCAACCCCCAAAGCACGGTGGTGACCGAGGACCAGGAGTGGGTCAACGTCTACTATGAGATGCCCGACTTTGACGTCACGCGTATCTCCCCCTGGCTGCTGCGCATCGAGCTCGACCGCAAGCACATGACTGATCGCAAGCTGACCATGGAGCAGATCGCCGAGAAGATCAACGCTG GTTTCGGAGATGACCTGAACTGTATCTTCAATGACGACAACGCTGAGAAGCTGGTTCTGCGGATCAGGATCATGAACAGCGACGAGAACAAGTTCCATGAG GACGAAGAGGTGGTGGACAAAATGGACGACGACGTCTTCCTGAGGTGCATTGAGTCCAACATGCTGACGGACATGACCCTACAGGGCATCGAGCAGATCAGCAAG GTGTACATGCACTTGCCCCAGACGGACAACAAGAAGAAGATCATCATCACAGAGGAGGGCGAGTTCAAGGCTCTGCAGGAGTGGATCCTGGAAACAGACGGCGTGGGCCTCATGCGGGTCCTCAGCGAGAAGGACGTGGACCCCGTCCGGACCACCTCCAACGACATCGTGGAGATCTTCACG GTACTCGGTATCGAGGCCGTCCGAAAGGCCTTGGAGCGCGAGTTGTACCACGTGATCTCCTTTGACGGCTCCTACGTCAACTACCGCCATCTGGCCCTGCTCTGTGACACCATGACCAGCAGGGGCCACTTGATGGCCATCACACGTCACGGCATCAACAGGCAGGACACCGGCCCGCTCATGAAGTGCTCCTTTGAGGAGACG GTGGACGTCCTGATGGAGGCGGCGTCCCACGGGGAGAACGACCCCATGAAGGGCGTGTCCGAGAACATCATGCTGGGCCAGCTCGCGCCGTGCGGCACGGGCTGCTTTGACCTGCTGCTGGATGCGGAGAAGTGCAAATACGGCATGGAGATCCCCACCAACATCCCCGGCATCAGCGTGGCTGGAC CTACTGGAATGTTCTTCGGCTCAGCACCCAGCCCCATGAGTGGCATGTCCCCCGCCATGACCCCATGGAACACGGGCGCCACCCCGGCCTACGGCGCGTGGTCCCCCAGTGTCG GAAGCGGCATGACTCCCGGGGCCGCGGGCTTCTCGCCCAGCGCCGCGTCCGATGCCAGTGGCTTCTCTCCGGGCTACTCGCCAGCCTGGTCCCCGACCCCTGGATCTCCAGGCTCTCCGGGTCCAGCCAGCCCCTACATCCCCTCTCCAG GTGGGGCCATGTCCCCCAACTACTCGCCCACCTCCCCGGCCTACGAGCCACGCTCCCCGGGTGGGTACACCCCGCAGAGCCCCGGCTACTCCCCCACGTCCCCCTCCTACTcccccacatccccctcctactcccccaccagccccaacTACAGCCCCACCTCGCCCTCCTACTCCCCCACCTCGCCCTCctactcccccacctccccttcctactcccccacctccccttcctactcccccacctccccctcttactcccccacctccccctcttactcccccacctccccgtcctactcccccacctctcccagCTACAGCCCGACCTCGCCTAGCTACTCCCCCACCTCACCAAGctactcccccacctccccctcctactcccCCACATCCCCGTCttactcccccacctccccctcgtATTCCCCCACCTCGCCCTCCTACtcgcccacctccccctcctactcccCCACCTCGCCCAGCTACAGCCCCACCTCTCCAAACTAcactcccacctccccctcctactcgcccacctccccctcctactcccCCACCTCGCCATCCTACTCCCCGACGTCGCCCAACTacacccccaccagccccaactactcccccacctccccgtcCTACTCCCCCACCTCGCCCTCCTACTCTCCCTCCAGCCCCCGCTTCACACCCCAGTCCCCCACCTACACCCCCAGCTCCCCGTCCTACAGCCCCAGCTCGCCCTCctactcccccacctcccccaagtACACCCCCACCTCGCCCTCCTACAGCCCCAGCTCCCCAGAgtacacccccacctcccccaagtACTCCCCCACCTCGCCCAAGtactcccccacctctcccaccTACTCCCCGACCACGCCCAAGTACAGCCCCACCTCGCCCACCTACTCGCCCACCTCTCCCACCTACACCCCCACCTCGCCCAAGTACTCCCCCACCTCGCCCACCTACTCGCCCACCTCGCCCAAGTATtcgcccacctcccccacctacTCGCCCACCAGCCCCAAGGGCTCCACCTACAGCCCCACCTCCCCCGGCTACAGCCCCACGTCGCCCACCTACAGTCCGGCCATCAGCCCGGACGACAGCGACGAGGAGAACAACTGA